ATACCTCAATATCTCGGTTTCAAAAATTGTTCCTGATCAATAAGAGCGCAGTAATCTAAGGATTCCCGCCTGCTTTGCAAGACTAAATGCGCTCTTTTTCTCCACAAACCACAATATACTGCCGCCTTAGAGCAGTTCAGCGAAAACCGCATTGCTGATAAACAGGGCGTCGGGGGTTAAGCGAAGCCGGTTTCCCGAACGCTGGAGCAGATTTTCCTCAATCATTGATTCTATGCCGTCTCCGCAGAGGTCGTATGCAGAAAAGCCGGACGTTTTTTCAAATTCATCGAGGTCAAAACCATCGGTCATACGCAGCCACATCACGAGGGTTTCCCTTGCTTTCTCCTCTTTGGAAAGATATTCCACGTCATCAAACGGTTTCCGATCTTTCAGCATCCGCTCGTTGTAGCCCTTGAGGTCTGCAATATTGCCGAAGCGCTTTCCGCGCCAGTGGGAATGGCTTGAGGGGCCGCAACCGAAATATTCCCCGCCCTGCCAATAGAGCACATTGTGCCGGCACGCTTTTTGGTCTTTGGAAAAATTGGAAATTTCGTAGTGAAGATAGCCGGCCTCTTCGAGAAACATTTTCACCCGATAATAGTTGTCCGCTTCCTCGTCGTCGCCCGGCGGAACCACCAATCCCTGGTCTCGGGCTTTTGTCAGCGGTGTGCCGGGTTCATAAATCAGGTTGTAATACGAAATATGGTCTGGCTGCAGTCCGGCTGCTGTTTCGGCATCGGAAAGTACATCGTCGGGTTTCATTCCGGGGATGCTTTGAATCAGATCGACATTCACATTGTCGAAGCCCGCCTCGCGCAGCATATGATAGCCCGTAATTGCAGTTTCGGCATCATGAATGCGTCCCAGCAGTTGCAGGGCGCGATCGTTGAAGGACTGCACGCCGATCGATATCCGGTTGACCCCGCCGTCGCGCATCACCTGCAGTTTTTCCGGCGTCAGCGTTCCCGGATTAGCTTCGCTGGTAAATTCAATAACTTGCGAAAGGTTGATACGCCGTTCGATGGATTCGAGCATTTTCCGGTATTCGTCCGGCGTGAGCGCTGTAGGTGTTCCGCCGCCGATGAATACTGTGTCGGGCGCAAAATCAGACGGCAGCCGACGCAGTTCGATTTCCAGGCATTGGAGGTACAGATCCATGCTGTCGATTTCATCGGGAGTCAGTTTATAGAAATCGCAGTAGCGGCACCGCTTTTCGCACAGAGGAACATGAATATAGAGACCAGTCATAAGTGCGGAAAGATGCGCTATCCTTTAAACGCATCCAACAACAAAAAGTGAACAACTATTCGACACTCCAGTTTCTCTCGGGTATGCATACCGGACTTTTTCGGTACGGAATTGAGGATTAAGATGGCGGATAATAAAAAGCAGGTTGTGGTAATCGGTAACGGAATGGCGGGCTATCGCTTCTGTGAAAAGCTGCTCGAATATGATGCTCACCATCAATATGCCATGACTGTGCTGGGTGATGAACCCGTGCCGGCCTATGACCGTGTTTCACTTTCCACCCTCTTTTCCGGACGACGGCAGGCTGAGCTGTATTTTGCAGAGCAGCGTTGGTATGACTATTACAAGATTGATCTGAATCTCGGAAGCCGGGCGGTTTCGGTCGACCGCAAAGCGAAAAGTGTTACAGCGGAAGACGGCACCGAATATTCCTACGATAAGCTGGTGATCGCCACGGGCTCGCGGCCCATCATTCCGGCCATTGGAAATACGGCGCTTGGCGGTGTACACGTTTACCGGACCGCAGCAGATGTAAAAGCCATCCGAGAGGAAGCTCGGAACGCCAAAAACGCGGTAGTCATCGGTGGCGGCCTGCTGGGGCTGGAAATTGCTGAGGCCTGTCGTGAAATGGGCTTGGAAACCACGATTCTGGAACGCGAAAAATTCCTGATGCCGGAACAGCTCGACGAAATGGCGGGAAAGCTGCTCGATATGAAAATCGAGGAATTAGGCATTCATCTCAAACTCGGTGCACACGTCCAGAGCCTGAAAGGCGAATCGGATATTGAGCGTGTTGTGCTCGACAATGGCGATGTATTCGATGCGGACCTCGTGGTGGTCACGGCCGGGATTACGCCCAACGATGAGATTGGTACCGAGGCCGGACTCGAGCGTGGAGCTCGCGGCGGCATTGCCATCGGTAAAACCACCCAGACCTCTGATCCCGATATTTATGCCATTGGAGAATGTGCGGCGTTCAAGGATACGCTTTTCGGGCTCGTTGCCCCCTGCTATGCCATGGCTGAAACCTGTGCTGCCCATCTCGGCGGAATCAATAAAACCTTTGCACTTCAGAAGCCGGCTTCAAAACTGAAACTGCTCGACCTGCAGGTCGCCAGTATCGGAAACATCCACCTCCCGGAAGACGGAGATGTCGATTATTTCTACGATCAGGACATTCAAAACGGCGTGTATAAAAAGCTGCTGATATCCAAGGATTGGAAAACGCTCTACGGGGCCATTCTGGTGGGTGAATTTTCAGAATTTGAACGTCTGCGAAAATATATTGAAAAAGGGCTCGAAATGCCCGACCACCCCCGCGAGCTACTGGCCCCGATCGGGCGGCCGATTGAGCTGGATATTGAGCTCGAGGACGATGATCTGGTCTGCTTCTGCAACCACGTCACCAAAGGTGACATCTGCAAGGCAATCGATGCGCATAACCTGAAGGATGCTTCAGGCGTTATGGCTACAACCTATGCGGCCGGGCTGTGCGGCGGTTGCTACGACACCGTGGTGGCCGTGACCAAACAGTATATTGAACACGGCGTTTGATGGCTGTTGCAGGGCATCAGATCTCCCTGTTTTTTTAGATAAAGTCGGGCTATCTCCGGTCTGGTGCAAAATACGCATCGTTTATTAGAAAAATGTGGTTGCGGCACCTGCAACTGCAGTACAGCACCTGTGCAGTGACCGCGCTTTTTGCATATATGTATAATATCCGCACACATTTCTGTAAGAACATCGGTTACTCTCGGTCCTGTATTATGCTTTTGTTATGCGATTTTAAACAGAGAGTTGTCGGCAGTAACCCGTCGGCACAATTCTACAGGATAAGCTACAGGAGATAATGATGAAAAAAATGATAATGATGAGTACTCTGGCTGTTTGCGGCTCTGTTCTTGCGCAACAGCAGGGGCTGCTGAACACTGCCGATTCACCGTATATTGCATTCCATAATCCAGATATTGGCGACTGCCAGTGGACCGACGGCTTCTGGGCGGATAAGTTTAAATTGTGCGAAGAAGTCATGGTTCCGCACATGGGTGAAATTCTCAAGGGAGATGTCGGTTTTGCATATGATAATTTCAAGATTGCTGCCGGACTGAAAGAGGGTAAACACCAGGGTATGAACTGGCACGATGGTGATTTCTATAAGTGGATGGAGGCCGCCACCTACGTTTATTCCATCAATAAGGATCCGGAAATTCTGAAAGAACTGGATGAAATTATCGGAGTCATTGCCAAGGCTCAGTGCGATGACGGTTATCTTTCGACGCAAACGCAGATTCCTGACATCAAGCGCGGCAAACAGGAACGCTGGGCCAACCGTCAGTTGCACGAAATGTATAATTCGGGCCATCTGCTGACTGCGGCCTGTATCCATAAGCGGGTGACCGGACAGGATAACTTTTTCAAAATCGCAAAAAAGCATGCCGATTTTCTGGTGAAAACCTTCATGCCCTGCCCCGAGCATCTGAAACGCTTCGGTTTCAACCAGACCCAGATCATGGGACTGGTTGAAATGTACCGCGAAACCGGAAATAAAAAATATCTTCAGCTGGCTGAAGACTTTGTGAACCGTCGTGGAAAAAGCGGGGCTGAACCTGCCCCGGAAGCTACATATAAATTTATCGGCGATATGGTTCAGGAGCGGACGCCGTTGCGCAAAGCTAAAGAAGCGGCCGGCCATTCTGTGCTGGCCCTCTACTACTATGCCGGTGCGGCGGACATCTATGCGGAAACCGGTGAACAGGCACTGATCGATGCACTTGACCGGATGTGGGACAGCGTCGTGAATCATAAGATGTACATCACGGGGGCCTGCGGCCAGACCCACCATGGCGTTTCTTCAAAAGTGGATATGATCCACGAGGGCTTCATCGGCGACTATATGATGCCTAACGCCACGGCCTATAACGAAACCTGCGCCAATATCTGCAATGCCATGTTCTCTTACCGTCTTCTCGGGATTCACGGGGAATCAAAATATGCCGATATCATGGAGCTGGTGCTCTATAATTCCGCGCTTTCCGGCATCGACCAAGAGGGTACGCACTATTTTTATACCAATCCGCTGCGTCGGACCTGCGATAAAAAAATGGGGATTACCGATTATGAAAACCGCGCAGACTATATCCCCTGTTTCTGCTGTCCGCCAAATTTGGTACGCACCATTGCCAAAGTGTCCAACTGGGCCTACAGCCTGACTCCTAACGGTGTAGCCGTGAACCTATACGGCGGCAATCGGCTGGATACGGAAATGATCGACGGCTCCGCGCTTAAACTGAAACAGGAAAGCGGCTATCCCTGGGACGGCGCAGTCCGAATTACAGTTGAACAGTGCAAAGCGGATGAATTTGATCTGATGCTTCGCATTCCCCAATGGGCAGAAGGAGCTTCTTTGAAGGTCAATGGAAAGAAGATGGATATTGCAGTGGTTCCGGGAACATATGCCGTGGTTTCCAGACACTGGAAATCCGGTGATACTGTGGCGCTGGATCTTCCGCTTGAGGTCAAGCTGATGACCGGCCACCCTCTGATTGAAGAAACCCGCAATCAGGCCGCCATCAAACGCGGTCCCGTGGTCTACTGCATGGAAACGCCTGACCTGCCCGAAAACACGTCCATTCTGGATGTTTATCTCCCTTCCGATATCAAGCTGAAACCGGCAACGGATAAACAGTTGATCGATGGTGCGACCACACTTAAAGGAAAAGTGCTGATTCATAAGTCACAGACTCAGCAGATGTACAGCTCGCTCGATCAGCCGGCATGGGATAAAGTTGATTCCCAGTTTGTTCCTTATTATGCGTGGAGTAACCGCGGTACTGCCGAAATGACGGTCTGGCTCCCGATCGTCTGGAAATAAAGGGATATGTCAGGAGCAGATGATGAAAAGACGCGATTATTTTAAAAGCGGAGCGGTTGCGGCGGTAGGTATTCCAATGCTTGGAAAAGCCTCCGAAGATCAGGGGTTTCAGGGCGAACGCGCCGCTGATAACTGGTATCAGGTCGCTGACGGTGAATGCGCTCTGCCGATTCGGAAAAAAAGAATTCAGTGCGATGTCGCGGTGCTCGGCGGTGGACTGGCCGGCATCTGCGCGGCCGTTGCGGCGGCGCGCAACGGGGCCCGAACAGTACTGGTTCAGGACCGACCGGTGCTTGGCGGAAATTCGTCGAGCGAAATGCGGGTTCATGTTAATGGCGTTAATCATCTGCGACCCGATAACTACGCTGAACGCGAAACCGGAATTATTGAAGAACTCCTGCTGCATAACCGCTTCCACAATAAGCAGGAATCCTGGCCGGTATGGGATCACCTGCTTTACGATTTTGTGATCAGCGAACCGAATCTGGAACTTTTGCTCAATACGCAGGCCACCAAAGCGATTATGGATGGAAGTACGATTCAGGCCGCCAAATGCTGGCAGCTGACCACGGAAACCGAAATCATAATTGAGGCCGAGCAGTTTATCGACTGCTCCGGCGATGGCCTGCTGGCCGCAACTTCCGGAGCGCTTTATCGGACCGGGCGCGAAGGTAAAAAAGAATTCGGTGAAAAATTTGCACCGGATGAGCCTGATGGCTGGCAGATGGGGGCCACGCTGCTGATGCATTCCGAAGATATGGGCAAACCGATGCCTTTCGAGGCGCCCTCCTGGGCCATTCCGTATGATGTGGAGAATCAGAATCCGAAACGCAATTTCAATGGGTTCCATAATGGTCTGTGGTGGATGGAGGTCGGAAGTGATGCTGATATTATCGGAGAGCAGGAGGAAATCCGCCATAAGCTGATGGGCTATGCCTATGGTGTCTGGGACTACCTCAAAAACCACAGCGATATTCCGGGCATTGAAAATCACGCGCTCACCTGGGTACAGTCCCTGCCCGGCAAACGCGAATCCCGCCGCTTTATCGGGGATTACATTTTGCGGGAAGGCGATTTGACCGGTCATACCCATTTTAAAGATACCGTCGGTTACGGCGGATGGTCGCTGGATGAACATTGCTGGGCCGGTATTGAAAACCTCGAAGATCCGCCGAGCTATTTTCACTATCATTTCCATAAAGTGTATGAAATCCCCTATCGGTCGCTCTATTCCAAAAATATTACCAACCTCTCCTTTGCCGGACGTAATATCAGCCAGACGCATATTGCACTTTCATCAACCCGGCTGATGGCCACCTGCTCCACCATGGGTATGGCGGTCGGAACTGCGGCGGCGATGTGTATCCATAAACATTGCAACCCCCGTGATATTGCTCAGAAACATATCAATGCGCTGCAGGAAAATCTGTTGCGTGAAGATTCGTTTCTTCCGCATCGCCCGGCAAGGGACGAAAAAGATCTTGCTCGAAAAGCTGCACTTATTGCCGCCTCATCCACGGTCAGTGGCGATGCCGCACTTCTGAACGACGGCGTTGCCCGCGATTTTGAAGGCGTCGAGCATGGTTGGGAATCACATGGGCTGCCCGCCGAAGTGATCATGGAATGGGAGGAGCCGATTAATCTTTCGAAAGTGGAGATTAAGTGCGACACGAACCTGAAACGCAATATCTGCATGCGTAAAGACTCCAAAGTCAGTTTTAACTATTGGAACGATGTTCCGGTTGAGCTGCTTAAATCGCTCGATGTTGAAGCACGTGTAAACGGCAAATGGGTCAAGGTCGGCTCCAACCATGACAACCGGCGGCGGTTGATCAAATTCGACTTCGACCCGGTTCGTACTTCCGGAATCCGGATCAACCTGAAGGAGACCTACGGCGCGCCGAATGCGAAGCTGTTTGAAGTCCGATGCTATGAAGCCTGACCGCCAAACGGTCCGTAATTACTTTTACTTCGGTATAGAAACAAATGCTTTTTCCTGAGAAAATGAACGCATGTCATTGGTAAAATCGAGAGAACTGTTTGGCGAATCTTCATTTCCGGTTACCGTGGAAAAGGTGATTGACCGGACCCTGATCCAGAAGGAACTGCATCGGCATGAATATTTTGAAATGCTGTATGTCGAAAAAGGGGCGCTGGTTAACAAATTCAAAGGCACGGAAATTGTCATGAAGCCGGGCGACATGCTGATCATGAAACCCTATGTGCTGCACCTGTTGGATGATGCATCTCGAAAAAAGGGCCGCAAGGCCTTTTGCTGCAGCTTTCTTCCCCAGGCTGTTGATTCCGATATCCAGTCTCTGGAAGCGCTGAAAGGATCCTGTTCACCGAACCGTTATTTTTTCAAACCGTTTATTTCGCTCGCGGATGAAGGCATTTCCGCGGTGCAGCTTAAATTTGATGCGGAGAAACGAAAAAAAGTGGCCGAACTTTTATCCGCATTAAAAGAACAGACCCAGGATACATCGGAACGCGGAACCGCCCTCACCCGCTATCATTTTCTGGCGTTGCTCTCTTTTCTTACGGAAGAATATGAACGTCATGAGGGCGTAGATCAGACTGTACAGGCAGACCTTTCCGTTCCGGTTTCCCGCTATCTTGAAGGACTGAGGAAAACGCTGAATTATATTCATGACCATTATGCTGAACCGCTGGCGCTCGAGGATATGGCGGCAATGAGCGGTGCGTCGGAAACCTATTTCTGCCGGCTCTTTAAACACGAAACCGGAATGACGTTTTTAAACTATCTGAACGGGCTTCGTATCGAACGGGCCTGTGTGCTGCTGCGCGACACTACGGACAATGCTCTCGATATCTGTTACGAAGTCGGATTCAACGATTATACCCACTTCGGCCGGCAGTTTAAGAAACATGTCGGGATGTCTCCGGCGGATTACCGCAAACAGAATCCACATGTCCGGCGTTATCGCGAAACCTAGATGATGCCGGCCCGCAGAGCTTTGGCCACGGCTCCGGTTTGCGACTGTACATTGAGTTTCTGATAGATATTGCCCAGATGAAATGCGGCTGTGGCGCGGCTGATGTTCAGTTTGCCGGCAATTTCTTTAACGGTCAGCCCTTCGGCCAGCTGCTCCAGCACCTCAACCTCCCGCGTAGAGAGGTTGAAGGCTTCCTCGGGACTTGGTTTGCGGACTTCCTCCAGCACAATTTTGGCAATTTCCGGGCTCAGGGCGGCTCCGCCGACGAATACCTGCTGCAGGCCGCTGATAATTTCCCGAACACTGGAACTTTTCAGCAGATACCCCGCTGCACCGGCGTCCAGCGACTGCAGTACCTTTTTCTTGTCTTCCATAACCGTCAGAACAATCACCGTAATATCCGGCGCCATCTTTCTGAGTTTTTTAATGCCCTCAACACCGCTCATTTCCGGGAGCCCCAGATCCATAAGCACCAGATCCGGGGCGGCCCCCTCCTGAACGGCCGCGAGAAATTCAATACACGAGGGAAAAACACGGCTGACTTTAATATGCTTCTCCCGCTCAAGCGATGTCCGCAGATTTCTGCGGTACCCGGCGTCGTCTTCAACAATCCATAGATCAATTGGAATCATAATTTTTTTCAGTTTGATGTTTTATACCGGTGATCAACGTTCGTGAAAATCGACTTCAACGGAATTGTTAACCGGACACTGGTTCCAAGGTCAGGAACAGCCCGGAGCATCATCGTTCCGCCCAGTTCTTCGGCCCTTTTTTTCAGACTTTCGAGTCCCCAGCCATCCACCACTTTGTCGGGTTCAAATCCTTTTCCGTTATCCTCTGCCTCAACGATGAGCGTATCGTGATCGACTGCAATTTCAATGCGCACCTGTGTCGCACAGGAATGTCGCGCACAGTTGTGAATGACCTCTTTAAAAAACAGGATGAGATGACGCTTGAAACTGAGCGGAACCGCCTGATCCGGAATAGACGCTGCAATGGAAATCTTTAATTCCTTTCCGGTCAAAACCCGTTCGGCACGTTGCGCCAGTTTTTTTACAAGGTCGGGCAGTCGGATTTCGCTCTGGTCAATCACCCACACCACTTCACGCAACGAAGCCGAGGCCTCGCGCGCCAGAAGTGCGAGGTCTGCGAGATCTTCTTTAACGCGATCATCG
This is a stretch of genomic DNA from Pontiella agarivorans. It encodes these proteins:
- the hemW gene encoding radical SAM family heme chaperone HemW, whose amino-acid sequence is MTGLYIHVPLCEKRCRYCDFYKLTPDEIDSMDLYLQCLEIELRRLPSDFAPDTVFIGGGTPTALTPDEYRKMLESIERRINLSQVIEFTSEANPGTLTPEKLQVMRDGGVNRISIGVQSFNDRALQLLGRIHDAETAITGYHMLREAGFDNVNVDLIQSIPGMKPDDVLSDAETAAGLQPDHISYYNLIYEPGTPLTKARDQGLVVPPGDDEEADNYYRVKMFLEEAGYLHYEISNFSKDQKACRHNVLYWQGGEYFGCGPSSHSHWRGKRFGNIADLKGYNERMLKDRKPFDDVEYLSKEEKARETLVMWLRMTDGFDLDEFEKTSGFSAYDLCGDGIESMIEENLLQRSGNRLRLTPDALFISNAVFAELL
- a CDS encoding FAD-dependent oxidoreductase — translated: MADNKKQVVVIGNGMAGYRFCEKLLEYDAHHQYAMTVLGDEPVPAYDRVSLSTLFSGRRQAELYFAEQRWYDYYKIDLNLGSRAVSVDRKAKSVTAEDGTEYSYDKLVIATGSRPIIPAIGNTALGGVHVYRTAADVKAIREEARNAKNAVVIGGGLLGLEIAEACREMGLETTILEREKFLMPEQLDEMAGKLLDMKIEELGIHLKLGAHVQSLKGESDIERVVLDNGDVFDADLVVVTAGITPNDEIGTEAGLERGARGGIAIGKTTQTSDPDIYAIGECAAFKDTLFGLVAPCYAMAETCAAHLGGINKTFALQKPASKLKLLDLQVASIGNIHLPEDGDVDYFYDQDIQNGVYKKLLISKDWKTLYGAILVGEFSEFERLRKYIEKGLEMPDHPRELLAPIGRPIELDIELEDDDLVCFCNHVTKGDICKAIDAHNLKDASGVMATTYAAGLCGGCYDTVVAVTKQYIEHGV
- a CDS encoding glycoside hydrolase family 127 protein; the protein is MIMMSTLAVCGSVLAQQQGLLNTADSPYIAFHNPDIGDCQWTDGFWADKFKLCEEVMVPHMGEILKGDVGFAYDNFKIAAGLKEGKHQGMNWHDGDFYKWMEAATYVYSINKDPEILKELDEIIGVIAKAQCDDGYLSTQTQIPDIKRGKQERWANRQLHEMYNSGHLLTAACIHKRVTGQDNFFKIAKKHADFLVKTFMPCPEHLKRFGFNQTQIMGLVEMYRETGNKKYLQLAEDFVNRRGKSGAEPAPEATYKFIGDMVQERTPLRKAKEAAGHSVLALYYYAGAADIYAETGEQALIDALDRMWDSVVNHKMYITGACGQTHHGVSSKVDMIHEGFIGDYMMPNATAYNETCANICNAMFSYRLLGIHGESKYADIMELVLYNSALSGIDQEGTHYFYTNPLRRTCDKKMGITDYENRADYIPCFCCPPNLVRTIAKVSNWAYSLTPNGVAVNLYGGNRLDTEMIDGSALKLKQESGYPWDGAVRITVEQCKADEFDLMLRIPQWAEGASLKVNGKKMDIAVVPGTYAVVSRHWKSGDTVALDLPLEVKLMTGHPLIEETRNQAAIKRGPVVYCMETPDLPENTSILDVYLPSDIKLKPATDKQLIDGATTLKGKVLIHKSQTQQMYSSLDQPAWDKVDSQFVPYYAWSNRGTAEMTVWLPIVWK
- a CDS encoding FAD-dependent oxidoreductase produces the protein MMKRRDYFKSGAVAAVGIPMLGKASEDQGFQGERAADNWYQVADGECALPIRKKRIQCDVAVLGGGLAGICAAVAAARNGARTVLVQDRPVLGGNSSSEMRVHVNGVNHLRPDNYAERETGIIEELLLHNRFHNKQESWPVWDHLLYDFVISEPNLELLLNTQATKAIMDGSTIQAAKCWQLTTETEIIIEAEQFIDCSGDGLLAATSGALYRTGREGKKEFGEKFAPDEPDGWQMGATLLMHSEDMGKPMPFEAPSWAIPYDVENQNPKRNFNGFHNGLWWMEVGSDADIIGEQEEIRHKLMGYAYGVWDYLKNHSDIPGIENHALTWVQSLPGKRESRRFIGDYILREGDLTGHTHFKDTVGYGGWSLDEHCWAGIENLEDPPSYFHYHFHKVYEIPYRSLYSKNITNLSFAGRNISQTHIALSSTRLMATCSTMGMAVGTAAAMCIHKHCNPRDIAQKHINALQENLLREDSFLPHRPARDEKDLARKAALIAASSTVSGDAALLNDGVARDFEGVEHGWESHGLPAEVIMEWEEPINLSKVEIKCDTNLKRNICMRKDSKVSFNYWNDVPVELLKSLDVEARVNGKWVKVGSNHDNRRRLIKFDFDPVRTSGIRINLKETYGAPNAKLFEVRCYEA
- a CDS encoding AraC family transcriptional regulator; translated protein: MSLVKSRELFGESSFPVTVEKVIDRTLIQKELHRHEYFEMLYVEKGALVNKFKGTEIVMKPGDMLIMKPYVLHLLDDASRKKGRKAFCCSFLPQAVDSDIQSLEALKGSCSPNRYFFKPFISLADEGISAVQLKFDAEKRKKVAELLSALKEQTQDTSERGTALTRYHFLALLSFLTEEYERHEGVDQTVQADLSVPVSRYLEGLRKTLNYIHDHYAEPLALEDMAAMSGASETYFCRLFKHETGMTFLNYLNGLRIERACVLLRDTTDNALDICYEVGFNDYTHFGRQFKKHVGMSPADYRKQNPHVRRYRET
- a CDS encoding response regulator transcription factor yields the protein MIPIDLWIVEDDAGYRRNLRTSLEREKHIKVSRVFPSCIEFLAAVQEGAAPDLVLMDLGLPEMSGVEGIKKLRKMAPDITVIVLTVMEDKKKVLQSLDAGAAGYLLKSSSVREIISGLQQVFVGGAALSPEIAKIVLEEVRKPSPEEAFNLSTREVEVLEQLAEGLTVKEIAGKLNISRATAAFHLGNIYQKLNVQSQTGAVAKALRAGII